GGCCGTTCAATAAAGAACTTTGAGAACATGGCCGCTCCTTACTGCGCGTCGTTGGTGTGGGCAACGGCGGCAGGGGCATCGCTGGCGGCAACGTCGCTGGCAGCAACAGGCTCAACCGGTGATCCCGGGTGCGCCTTGAGCACACCTTCCACCACAATGCGCTCGCCACCCTTCAGGCCGCTGTTGACCAGTACGTCGGTGCCGTAGGTATCGCCCAGTTGTACCACGCGCGGCTCAACCACATTCTTGTCGTTGACCACCAGCACGGCTTTGTCTGCCTGGATCTGTACCACGGCGCGCTGCGGGATCAAGAGGGCGTTCTTGTGGATGATGCCGCCCACCAGCACACGCACAAACTGGCCGGGCAGCAATTTGCCCTGCGGGTTGGGGATGATCGCCCGGGCGCTGATGGTGCCGGTGGTGGTATCCACTTTGCTGTCAGAGAAATCGATGGTGCCGCTGCGATCGTACAAGGTGCCGTCAGACAGGCGCAGCTTCACCGGGAAGCGCTGGCCGGCAGGCAGCACAATCTCGCCGCGCTGCGCTTGTTGCTGCAGCATCAGCTTGTCGGATTCCGAATAAGAGAAATTGGCGTACAGCGGATCGAGCTGGTTGATGGTGGTCAGCAAACCGCCGTTGGCCGAAGGCGACACCAGGCTGCCTTCAGAGAAGTTCAGCTTGCTGGCCATGCCATCAATCGGGGCGACCACACTGGTGTAACCCAGGTTGATGTGGGCTTCTTCGGTTTTGGCTTTGGCAGAAGCCACGTTGGCAACGGCCGAGTCATACGCGGACATCGCGTCGTCGTAATCCTTGCGGGAGACGGCGTTTTCCTTGTACAGCGGCACGATCCGGTCCCGGTCTGCCGTGGCTTTGTCCAGT
The Silvimonas iriomotensis genome window above contains:
- a CDS encoding efflux RND transporter periplasmic adaptor subunit, whose amino-acid sequence is MQIQPHDIETTFEIVGQTAGYRQIEVRARVEGILLKREYTEGKPVKAGQLMFQIDPAPYKAALDQAVGVEAQAKAALDKATADRDRIVPLYKENAVSRKDYDDAMSAYDSAVANVASAKAKTEEAHINLGYTSVVAPIDGMASKLNFSEGSLVSPSANGGLLTTINQLDPLYANFSYSESDKLMLQQQAQRGEIVLPAGQRFPVKLRLSDGTLYDRSGTIDFSDSKVDTTTGTISARAIIPNPQGKLLPGQFVRVLVGGIIHKNALLIPQRAVVQIQADKAVLVVNDKNVVEPRVVQLGDTYGTDVLVNSGLKGGERIVVEGVLKAHPGSPVEPVAASDVAASDAPAAVAHTNDAQ